The nucleotide sequence CTTGTCGAACAGCACCTGGTTGTTCAGCTTGTCCCTGACTTTTCCCTTGGACCACTTCTTCTTCTTGGCCTTGCCGCCGCCGGATCCCTCCTTCTTCTTCTGTGTCTTTTGCGGCTGCTTGGCCGAAGACTTCGCGTCCTTCTTAGGCGGCTAAAAGAGGGGATAAACAAAGGGCTGGTGTTAGTTGCCGGCATTccgaaaaatataaataatctCTCCCATTGACCACCGGACCAGCACCTGAAGGAGCTGGCCGCTTTCGAGGTTAAGGCATGCTTTTGTTTTTCGCCCggattttcacattttttccCCTTCGGTGGGTGATGTTTTCATTGCCCAGTCCTGGGGCAGCACTTCAGACATGTTTTGCCTCCGTTTCCAGGCCACTTTCACagtaaaaaactattattttcGCAGAATTCAGTAGCAGCGAACTCACCATCGTGAAAAGTCAATGCAGAAAGATGGAGGGCGGAAACGGCCAGAGTTACCAACCATCGTATAGGGTAGCAGACCTGCCTATCGATAGTTCGAGACGGAGtgggaaaaatactaaaaaacaTGTTCAATTACTTTCGTGATCGTTAAAACTTTGAAGACTAAAAACCAATAACGAATTTAATTCTTGCGCATAAATATATTACaagataatttaaaaaatcgtaagcTGTGAAAAATGTATGTTTACAGATGTGCAttggtaaaataaaaaactcttTCACAATTAATTTTAAGAGATTTTGTTCACATGAATATATTTTGTTAGCTTTTTCATATATTtagttaattttaattataatttcaatatataacaataaatttaaaaagacaAGTCCATCTCTACATTCAACCAATATTAAAAGAGTGACCAATGTAAGTATGGTATTCCGGCCAACGGCCACACCTTTTGTGCATgtcaaacaaataaatttaaataattggCAAATCAATTGGACGAAATGAAAGAGTTCTGCCGCACCTGCGGCAAGACCATCGTGGCCGACCAGTGCCTCCAGATCTTCTCGCCGGAGGGTCGGAAGCTGCTGCAGTGCGTCCGCTCCATAACCAACTGCTGGGTGAGCACGAAAGCCAAATTCCTGTAGGTTTCCGTTTCCACTAAAGATTGTTTACCATTTTGCAGCTGCGGGATGTCCAGGATTTGCCCAACCACATGTGCCCGGATTGCCAGGTGCTGCTCAAGCAGGTCCAGAAATTCCGCCGGCGATGTGCCAAGATAGAGAAATACTTTGCCAGGCGACGGAGCAGGATGAATCTCGGCGAGGCCCCTGCGGCCGTGCCTCTGCAGCTTCCCGTCCAGCAAACAGCTGCTCCGGATCCGCTGGGGATCGACGAGTTGATGGCGGCCAGTGAAATCAAGGTGGAGCCCAGCCAGATCCAAGTGGAGCAGGGAGCGGAATCGTCGTATCTAGAAAATCAACTCGGCGAAGGAATCAGCTATGAGGATGCTCCGGCAGAGGACTTCATGCCCCTGCCAGAGGACTATGGAGAAGAACAGACTGAAATGGTGGCCACCAGCACCAGCAAAGCGGAACAGAGAAGAATCAAGAACAAAATCAAGTCCAGCAAGCACACAATGCGCATGGGCAGGAAGCTAATCCACGTGAAGGTCATCAACGACAAGCAACCCAAGCGCATTGTTGACCGAAACGGACCGAACGCCAAGCCCTGCATCTGCGAGCACTGCGGCCGGCAATTCAAAGACACCAGCAATCTCAATGTCCACCTCCTGCGGCACACGGGCACCAAACCCTTTGAGTGCGAGCAATGCCACCAAAAATGCTATACCCTCCATCTGCTGCGACGCCACCAGCTGAAACATACGGAGGGTCCCTACGCCTGCACTTTCTGCGGCCTGGAGTACAGCACAAATAGCTCTCGAGTGAGGCATGAAAGGTGAGTCGTTTTGGGTTTTCAATTGCTCCATTTACATGTCTTCATTTTACAGGGAGGCGTGCAAAAAAGGACGAGCTCCGCAGTCCAAGTGGGAGATCATCAAAAAGGGTGAACGCACATTCCAGTAAGTTTTTACACACATTTACCCGTTGTGTTGACTAATTTCCTGATCTCCTTCAGCTGTGAAGTGTGCGATCTCTGGTTCCTGCGCGCTGGAAACTTCACACAGCACATCAACTCCTCCAGTCACATTGAAAACGAACGCAGAAAAATACGCAAATCGAAATCAGTGCAACCTACCGCCATAAATACATGAAACAACTGCGGTTAAAAAACAATCTTTCGATTCATTCGTCTTCAAAAATTTGTTCTTGACCCGTTTTGCGAACATTTTCCTGATGAGTTTTGCTATTTGCATGAGTCTTCATGTTGTACTTGTAGCGGAAATGGACATTGCAGACCTCGCACCTATACAGATCAATGAGATTATATTTATATCACATTTAAAGAAATCCAACACACCCACCAGTAGGGACGTTCTCCGGTGTGTA is from Drosophila suzukii chromosome 3, CBGP_Dsuzu_IsoJpt1.0, whole genome shotgun sequence and encodes:
- the LOC108006007 gene encoding transcription factor Ouib; the encoded protein is MKEFCRTCGKTIVADQCLQIFSPEGRKLLQCVRSITNCWLRDVQDLPNHMCPDCQVLLKQVQKFRRRCAKIEKYFARRRSRMNLGEAPAAVPLQLPVQQTAAPDPLGIDELMAASEIKVEPSQIQVEQGAESSYLENQLGEGISYEDAPAEDFMPLPEDYGEEQTEMVATSTSKAEQRRIKNKIKSSKHTMRMGRKLIHVKVINDKQPKRIVDRNGPNAKPCICEHCGRQFKDTSNLNVHLLRHTGTKPFECEQCHQKCYTLHLLRRHQLKHTEGPYACTFCGLEYSTNSSRVRHEREACKKGRAPQSKWEIIKKGERTFHCEVCDLWFLRAGNFTQHINSSSHIENERRKIRKSKSVQPTAINT